A region of the Neomicrococcus lactis genome:
GCCCGCGACAACAACCCGCACACCGCAACCAGTGTGAGTGCGAAGTTCATGTTGCCTTGAAAACCAAATAGAAGGGCCCAACGCTAAGCAACAGCGTTGGGCCAGAAATCAGACGCCACTAGAGTTCGAATCAGACAATGCTCAGTGGCACTCAACCGCAGCTCGGGCAGAGAGCTGAGTTGCGGCGTCGTAATTCCGTCTGAGGGGTTAGGAATTCTCGCTATCTGCGAGCGCGCGCTCGAGTCGCTCAATCTTGCCGTCGAGTTCCCCGGTGTGGCCGGGGCGGATGTCCGCTTTGAGTACCAGGGAAACGCGGCCGGAGAACTGGCCTACCGCCTCCGTGGCTCGTTTGACGACGTCCATAACCTCGTCCCATTCGCCTTCGATTTCGGTAAACATGCTCGAGGTGCGGTTGGGGAGGCCGGATTCGCGAACAACGCGAACCGCAGCGGCGACGGCATCGTGCACGGAACCGGCGGCATCTGAGGTGCTAGGGGCAACAGAAAAGGCAACAATCATGCCTTCAGCATGGCACTTTCTTGGCGAAAAGTGGCGTACGCGACAACTTAGTGGAAAAATCGCTACGGCTCATGGGACAACCCCAAGAGCACCTATGATTCGCTTATCATCAGTGCTTGCCAAAGACGGCCGGCACGGAAATCGGGCCCATGACTACCCCAACATCCGAAGACCACCTTCAACGGCGCCTCAAGCTTCGCCATATTCGATTCATTGCCCTCGGAACCGCTATCGGTACGGGCCTTTTTTATGGTTCATCGGAAACCATTCAGGCAGCCGGCCCCGCGGTTCTAATCTCCTACATCATCGCTGGCCTCGCCGTGTGGGCCGTGATGCGCGCGCTCGGCGAAATGGCCGTGCGGCACCCGGTTGCTGGTTCCTTCGCGAACTACGCAGACCGCTTTATTGGCCCTTACTGGGGCTTCATCACTGGCTGGACCTTCGCGTTCGAAATGATGATTGTGGCCATCGCGGATATGACCGCGGTCAGCAAATACATGGGTTTCTGGTACCCAGATACGCCCGGATGGGTGTGGATGGTGGCTGCGATGCTCATCATTGGCGCACTGAACCTTCTGCGCGTGAGCGTTTTTGGTGAGCTTGAATTCTGGTTCACTTCCATCAAGATCACGGCAATTGTGGCCCTAATTATTGGTGGCTTGTACT
Encoded here:
- a CDS encoding thiamine-binding protein, whose product is MIVAFSVAPSTSDAAGSVHDAVAAAVRVVRESGLPNRTSSMFTEIEGEWDEVMDVVKRATEAVGQFSGRVSLVLKADIRPGHTGELDGKIERLERALADSENS